One Nematostella vectensis chromosome 10, jaNemVect1.1, whole genome shotgun sequence genomic window carries:
- the LOC5519229 gene encoding protein inturned isoform X4: MRTDLGRFTGRSTLSRWPPIKQRRCRRSSSAGSFSLKSYDEPPWADQVKDKGDLFYVEPYTEPSSSLLNEIEHLNLSGNSTPDRSTERQKSKAVLKKLSSVKKILRRDKNEETMDKKNLRNSLNLDGQDILDGGEGMTGKSIKMDIHLIVTPPKLHSGRRQDLETLLGIIPGRDKAGRMSQSDSFSGSRIFIKGFVPDGPALKSGELRIGDLILSLNKLDLNSSNMNTILAAITGPMEIILTIQRYTQPVNPVITSNVPMKDDSHLIKLISGELAVVQGQPDLLDLAHVVLYLSMGSSEDEDDDKDIVYQYPVSKSGAQLVAMRGIFLTLNDLLSSVTGTNVQSTSLTISGKVINIGYYKAGKRILVLAMPADKVPLLYLQKIVSDISRTLFTIFGSMDRAFSESTNKGRLDHFFSLLFSNTLGKSCSREHTGAVDSFPDCLPGVRWLNLPIAAMVNINCCLSELEAADYGELADELFEIRRVYTILGSCVFYKGILLANHLFSEDFEDITLYCKYYCLLDVGKQQRVGQLVVWREVHLTRRHKKESRKSQDYKEPDARHFLLIVGLKHILMCVLLEAGGAAKWAQGTPGPDPYYVEQVKNTIMQIETQDLASICEASLRSAPTPPLTTADIILSASSSSAPSDRSSTSGNILSPSTPPMWRKHNSLESLRLPGDEIDSSDSGSLPSAFRRRGSDSSGSVSSLTARGKLRSYRSLSSLQSCGSLRKSMTEGNLDPAHAHITRLTAGPDNTLFHFVTFDSLSGVVVCPTSSDTVPRQGTVHADVLRTFHETCLNIRRFFLPFYKQKRSSSRTKGKVAAFSKCGPEGVFEHGAMFQCVPENTTDHKKASPTLKYWVIGRLFPGKHPKEFYVCYHNIVPQCAVEIAFKLGFGVTP; this comes from the exons ATGCGGACGGATCTTGGACGGTTCACCGGACGGTCCACCTTGTCAAGATGGCCTCCAATCAAGCAGCGGCGCTGCAGAAGATCGAGCTCCGCCGGAAGTTTCTCGCTTAAAAG ttatgaCGAGCCACCATGGGCTGACCAAGTAAAGGACAAAGGGGACCTTTTCTATGTAGAACCCTACACTGAGCCCTCCTCCTCTCTACTGAATGAAATAGAACATCTGAACCTCAGCGGTAACTCGACCCCTGATCGCTCCACAGAGAGACAGAAGAGTAAAGCTGTCCTAAAAAAACTTAGCAGTGTAAAAAAGATCCTACGGAGGGATAAAAATGAAGAGACAATGGACAAAAAGAATCTTCGCAACAGTCTTAATCTGGATGGGCAGGACATATTGGATGGAGGGGAAGGGATGActggaaaaagtataaaaatgGACATCCACTTGATAGTCACACCGCCAAAGCTACATTCTGGGCGTCGTCAAGATCTTGAGACTCTACTAGGGATCATCCCTGGCCGGGACAAGGCAGGGAGGATGTCACAAAGTGATAGTTTTTCAGGATCACGGATCTTTATTAAAGGTTTTGTACCTGATGGTCCGGCTTTGAAAAGTGGGGAACTGAGAATTG GGGACCTTATTCTTTCTCTGAATAAGTTAGACCTGAATTCCAGCAATATGAACACAATATTGGCCGCCATTACTGGACCAATGGAG ATCATCTTAACAATCCAGCGATATACGCAGCCTGTCAACCCAGTCATCACGTCCAATGTGCCAATGAAAGATGACAGCCATCTGATCAAGCTGATCAGTGGTGAGCTAGCTGTTGTACAAGGCCAGCCAGACTTACTGGACCTTGCACATGTGGTGCTTTACCTCAGTATGGGCAGTAGCGAAGATGAGGACGATGATAAG GATATTGTATACCAGTACCCTGTGTCTAAATCTGGAGCTCAGCTAGTTGCTATGAGGGGGATCTTCCTTACTCTTAATGATCTTCTAAGCTCTGTCACTGGAACCAATGTACAAAG taCTTCATTGACTATAAGTGGAAAAGTTATCAACATTGGCTACTATAAAGCTGGAAAGCGTATACTAGTACTGGCCATGCCTGCAGACAA ggtaCCACTTCTCTATCTGCAAAAGATAGTGTCTGATATATCAAGAACTTTGTTTACGATTTTTGGTTCCATGGACAG AGCTTTTTCTGAGAGCACTAATAAAGGCAGACTAGACCACTTCTTCTCCTTATTGTTTTCCAACACTCTTGGCAAGAGTTGCTCTAGAGAACATACTGGAGCAGTAGACAGTTTTCCAGACTGTTTGCCTGGCGTTAGATGGCTCAATCTTCCAATTGCTGCAATG GTAAATATTAACTGTTGCCTGAGTGAACTTGAGGCTGCTGACTATGGCGAGCTTGCAGACGAGCTATTTGAAATTAGAAGAGTTTATACAATTTTAGGATCATGTGTATTTTATAAG GGCATCTTATTAGCAAATCATTTATTTTCTGAAGATTTTGAAGATATTACACTATACTGTAAATACTATTGTCTCCTGGATGTTGGCAAGCAACAAAGAGTTGGGCAGCTTGTCGTTTGGAGAGAG gTTCATTTGACTAGAAGACATAAGAAAGAAAGTCGGAAATCTCAAGATTACAAAGAACCAGATGCAAGGCATTTCCTTCTTATTGTTGGTCTG aaacaCATTCTGATGTGTGTGTTACTTGAAGCGGGAGGGGCAGCCAAATG GGCACAAGGAACACCAGGTCCAGACCCCTATTATGTAGAGCAAGTAAAGAACACTATTATGCAAATTGAAACGCAAGATCTTGCTTCTATTTGTGAAGCTAG CTTGCGTAGTgctcccaccccacccctgaCGACAGCCGATATCATCTTAAGCGCGTCATCATCCTCTGCGCCATCGGACCGTAGCTCAACCTCAGGGAACATTTTATCCCCTTCAACCCCTCCCATGTGGCGAAAGCACAACAGCTTAGAGAGTCTACGGCTGCCAG GGGATGAGATCGACTCCTCAGATAGCGGCAGCCTACCCTCGGCATTTCGCAGGAGAGGTTCAGATAGCTCAGGGAGTGTTAGTAGCCTAACGGCCAGGGGCAAGTTGCGCTCCTATCGCTCCCTCTCTTCTCTGCAGTCATGTGGGTCGCTGAGAAAGAGTATGACCGAGGGGAACCTGGACCCAGCACATGCGCACATCACAAG GCTAACCGCGGGTCCGGATAACACACTGTTTCACTTTGTGACGTTCGACTCGTTGAGCGGAGTGGTTGTGTGCCCGACCTCTTCCGACACGGTGCCGAGACAGGGCACTGTACACGCTGATGTGTTACGAACATTCCACGAGACTTGTCTGAACATTCGACGGTTCTTCCTTCCCTTCTATAAACAG aagcGATCTTCAAGTAGAACTAAAGGTAAAGTAGCAGCATTCTCCAAGTGCGGCCCAGAAGGAGTCTTCGAGCACGGGGCGATGTTTCAATGTGTTCCTGAAAACACGACAGATCACAAAAAAGCTTCACCTACCCTCAAGTACTGGGTGATCGG GCGTCTCTTTCCTGGCAAGCATCCCAAGGAATTCTACGTGTGCTATCACAATATTGTGCCCCAGTGTGCGGTCGAGATAGCTTTTAAACTCGGGTTTGGGGTTACGCCCTAA
- the LOC5519229 gene encoding protein inturned isoform X3, with amino-acid sequence MILKRQTAMRTDLGRFTGRSTLSRWPPIKQRRCRRSSSAGSFSLKSYDEPPWADQVKDKGDLFYVEPYTEPSSSLLNEIEHLNLSGNSTPDRSTERQKSKAVLKKLSSVKKILRRDKNEETMDKKNLRNSLNLDGQDILDGGEGMTGKSIKMDIHLIVTPPKLHSGRRQDLETLLGIIPGRDKAGRMSQSDSFSGSRIFIKGFVPDGPALKSGELRIGDLILSLNKLDLNSSNMNTILAAITGPMEIILTIQRYTQPVNPVITSNVPMKDDSHLIKLISGELAVVQGQPDLLDLAHVVLYLSMGSSEDEDDDKDIVYQYPVSKSGAQLVAMRGIFLTLNDLLSSVTGTNVQSTSLTISGKVINIGYYKAGKRILVLAMPADKVPLLYLQKIVSDISRTLFTIFGSMDRAFSESTNKGRLDHFFSLLFSNTLGKSCSREHTGAVDSFPDCLPGVRWLNLPIAAMVNINCCLSELEAADYGELADELFEIRRVYTILGSCVFYKGILLANHLFSEDFEDITLYCKYYCLLDVGKQQRVGQLVVWREVHLTRRHKKESRKSQDYKEPDARHFLLIVGLKHILMCVLLEAGGAAKWAQGTPGPDPYYVEQVKNTIMQIETQDLASICEASLRSAPTPPLTTADIILSASSSSAPSDRSSTSGNILSPSTPPMWRKHNSLESLRLPGDEIDSSDSGSLPSAFRRRGSDSSGSVSSLTARGKLRSYRSLSSLQSCGSLRKSMTEGNLDPAHAHITRLTAGPDNTLFHFVTFDSLSGVVVCPTSSDTVPRQGTVHADVLRTFHETCLNIRRFFLPFYKQKRSSSRTKGKVAAFSKCGPEGVFEHGAMFQCVPENTTDHKKASPTLKYWVIGRLFPGKHPKEFYVCYHNIVPQCAVEIAFKLGFGVTP; translated from the exons ATGATTTTAAAG CGCCAAACGGCAATGCGGACGGATCTTGGACGGTTCACCGGACGGTCCACCTTGTCAAGATGGCCTCCAATCAAGCAGCGGCGCTGCAGAAGATCGAGCTCCGCCGGAAGTTTCTCGCTTAAAAG ttatgaCGAGCCACCATGGGCTGACCAAGTAAAGGACAAAGGGGACCTTTTCTATGTAGAACCCTACACTGAGCCCTCCTCCTCTCTACTGAATGAAATAGAACATCTGAACCTCAGCGGTAACTCGACCCCTGATCGCTCCACAGAGAGACAGAAGAGTAAAGCTGTCCTAAAAAAACTTAGCAGTGTAAAAAAGATCCTACGGAGGGATAAAAATGAAGAGACAATGGACAAAAAGAATCTTCGCAACAGTCTTAATCTGGATGGGCAGGACATATTGGATGGAGGGGAAGGGATGActggaaaaagtataaaaatgGACATCCACTTGATAGTCACACCGCCAAAGCTACATTCTGGGCGTCGTCAAGATCTTGAGACTCTACTAGGGATCATCCCTGGCCGGGACAAGGCAGGGAGGATGTCACAAAGTGATAGTTTTTCAGGATCACGGATCTTTATTAAAGGTTTTGTACCTGATGGTCCGGCTTTGAAAAGTGGGGAACTGAGAATTG GGGACCTTATTCTTTCTCTGAATAAGTTAGACCTGAATTCCAGCAATATGAACACAATATTGGCCGCCATTACTGGACCAATGGAG ATCATCTTAACAATCCAGCGATATACGCAGCCTGTCAACCCAGTCATCACGTCCAATGTGCCAATGAAAGATGACAGCCATCTGATCAAGCTGATCAGTGGTGAGCTAGCTGTTGTACAAGGCCAGCCAGACTTACTGGACCTTGCACATGTGGTGCTTTACCTCAGTATGGGCAGTAGCGAAGATGAGGACGATGATAAG GATATTGTATACCAGTACCCTGTGTCTAAATCTGGAGCTCAGCTAGTTGCTATGAGGGGGATCTTCCTTACTCTTAATGATCTTCTAAGCTCTGTCACTGGAACCAATGTACAAAG taCTTCATTGACTATAAGTGGAAAAGTTATCAACATTGGCTACTATAAAGCTGGAAAGCGTATACTAGTACTGGCCATGCCTGCAGACAA ggtaCCACTTCTCTATCTGCAAAAGATAGTGTCTGATATATCAAGAACTTTGTTTACGATTTTTGGTTCCATGGACAG AGCTTTTTCTGAGAGCACTAATAAAGGCAGACTAGACCACTTCTTCTCCTTATTGTTTTCCAACACTCTTGGCAAGAGTTGCTCTAGAGAACATACTGGAGCAGTAGACAGTTTTCCAGACTGTTTGCCTGGCGTTAGATGGCTCAATCTTCCAATTGCTGCAATG GTAAATATTAACTGTTGCCTGAGTGAACTTGAGGCTGCTGACTATGGCGAGCTTGCAGACGAGCTATTTGAAATTAGAAGAGTTTATACAATTTTAGGATCATGTGTATTTTATAAG GGCATCTTATTAGCAAATCATTTATTTTCTGAAGATTTTGAAGATATTACACTATACTGTAAATACTATTGTCTCCTGGATGTTGGCAAGCAACAAAGAGTTGGGCAGCTTGTCGTTTGGAGAGAG gTTCATTTGACTAGAAGACATAAGAAAGAAAGTCGGAAATCTCAAGATTACAAAGAACCAGATGCAAGGCATTTCCTTCTTATTGTTGGTCTG aaacaCATTCTGATGTGTGTGTTACTTGAAGCGGGAGGGGCAGCCAAATG GGCACAAGGAACACCAGGTCCAGACCCCTATTATGTAGAGCAAGTAAAGAACACTATTATGCAAATTGAAACGCAAGATCTTGCTTCTATTTGTGAAGCTAG CTTGCGTAGTgctcccaccccacccctgaCGACAGCCGATATCATCTTAAGCGCGTCATCATCCTCTGCGCCATCGGACCGTAGCTCAACCTCAGGGAACATTTTATCCCCTTCAACCCCTCCCATGTGGCGAAAGCACAACAGCTTAGAGAGTCTACGGCTGCCAG GGGATGAGATCGACTCCTCAGATAGCGGCAGCCTACCCTCGGCATTTCGCAGGAGAGGTTCAGATAGCTCAGGGAGTGTTAGTAGCCTAACGGCCAGGGGCAAGTTGCGCTCCTATCGCTCCCTCTCTTCTCTGCAGTCATGTGGGTCGCTGAGAAAGAGTATGACCGAGGGGAACCTGGACCCAGCACATGCGCACATCACAAG GCTAACCGCGGGTCCGGATAACACACTGTTTCACTTTGTGACGTTCGACTCGTTGAGCGGAGTGGTTGTGTGCCCGACCTCTTCCGACACGGTGCCGAGACAGGGCACTGTACACGCTGATGTGTTACGAACATTCCACGAGACTTGTCTGAACATTCGACGGTTCTTCCTTCCCTTCTATAAACAG aagcGATCTTCAAGTAGAACTAAAGGTAAAGTAGCAGCATTCTCCAAGTGCGGCCCAGAAGGAGTCTTCGAGCACGGGGCGATGTTTCAATGTGTTCCTGAAAACACGACAGATCACAAAAAAGCTTCACCTACCCTCAAGTACTGGGTGATCGG GCGTCTCTTTCCTGGCAAGCATCCCAAGGAATTCTACGTGTGCTATCACAATATTGTGCCCCAGTGTGCGGTCGAGATAGCTTTTAAACTCGGGTTTGGGGTTACGCCCTAA
- the LOC5519229 gene encoding protein inturned isoform X2 has product MHQDYYENGHRMYQQGFYNYNSEPFYGGGVHFREGADEFVPSDEEEPYDEPPWADQVKDKGDLFYVEPYTEPSSSLLNEIEHLNLSGNSTPDRSTERQKSKAVLKKLSSVKKILRRDKNEETMDKKNLRNSLNLDGQDILDGGEGMTGKSIKMDIHLIVTPPKLHSGRRQDLETLLGIIPGRDKAGRMSQSDSFSGSRIFIKGFVPDGPALKSGELRIGDLILSLNKLDLNSSNMNTILAAITGPMEIILTIQRYTQPVNPVITSNVPMKDDSHLIKLISGELAVVQGQPDLLDLAHVVLYLSMGSSEDEDDDKDIVYQYPVSKSGAQLVAMRGIFLTLNDLLSSVTGTNVQSTSLTISGKVINIGYYKAGKRILVLAMPADKVPLLYLQKIVSDISRTLFTIFGSMDRAFSESTNKGRLDHFFSLLFSNTLGKSCSREHTGAVDSFPDCLPGVRWLNLPIAAMVNINCCLSELEAADYGELADELFEIRRVYTILGSCVFYKGILLANHLFSEDFEDITLYCKYYCLLDVGKQQRVGQLVVWREVHLTRRHKKESRKSQDYKEPDARHFLLIVGLKHILMCVLLEAGGAAKWAQGTPGPDPYYVEQVKNTIMQIETQDLASICEASLRSAPTPPLTTADIILSASSSSAPSDRSSTSGNILSPSTPPMWRKHNSLESLRLPGDEIDSSDSGSLPSAFRRRGSDSSGSVSSLTARGKLRSYRSLSSLQSCGSLRKSMTEGNLDPAHAHITRLTAGPDNTLFHFVTFDSLSGVVVCPTSSDTVPRQGTVHADVLRTFHETCLNIRRFFLPFYKQKRSSSRTKGKVAAFSKCGPEGVFEHGAMFQCVPENTTDHKKASPTLKYWVIGRLFPGKHPKEFYVCYHNIVPQCAVEIAFKLGFGVTP; this is encoded by the exons ATGCACCAAGATTACTACGAAAATGGACATAGAATGTACCAGCAAGGCTTCTACAATTATAATTCTGAGCCTTTTTATGGAGGAGGCGTCCATTTTCGTGAGGGAGCAGACGAATTTGTCCCCTCTGACGAAGAGGAACC ttatgaCGAGCCACCATGGGCTGACCAAGTAAAGGACAAAGGGGACCTTTTCTATGTAGAACCCTACACTGAGCCCTCCTCCTCTCTACTGAATGAAATAGAACATCTGAACCTCAGCGGTAACTCGACCCCTGATCGCTCCACAGAGAGACAGAAGAGTAAAGCTGTCCTAAAAAAACTTAGCAGTGTAAAAAAGATCCTACGGAGGGATAAAAATGAAGAGACAATGGACAAAAAGAATCTTCGCAACAGTCTTAATCTGGATGGGCAGGACATATTGGATGGAGGGGAAGGGATGActggaaaaagtataaaaatgGACATCCACTTGATAGTCACACCGCCAAAGCTACATTCTGGGCGTCGTCAAGATCTTGAGACTCTACTAGGGATCATCCCTGGCCGGGACAAGGCAGGGAGGATGTCACAAAGTGATAGTTTTTCAGGATCACGGATCTTTATTAAAGGTTTTGTACCTGATGGTCCGGCTTTGAAAAGTGGGGAACTGAGAATTG GGGACCTTATTCTTTCTCTGAATAAGTTAGACCTGAATTCCAGCAATATGAACACAATATTGGCCGCCATTACTGGACCAATGGAG ATCATCTTAACAATCCAGCGATATACGCAGCCTGTCAACCCAGTCATCACGTCCAATGTGCCAATGAAAGATGACAGCCATCTGATCAAGCTGATCAGTGGTGAGCTAGCTGTTGTACAAGGCCAGCCAGACTTACTGGACCTTGCACATGTGGTGCTTTACCTCAGTATGGGCAGTAGCGAAGATGAGGACGATGATAAG GATATTGTATACCAGTACCCTGTGTCTAAATCTGGAGCTCAGCTAGTTGCTATGAGGGGGATCTTCCTTACTCTTAATGATCTTCTAAGCTCTGTCACTGGAACCAATGTACAAAG taCTTCATTGACTATAAGTGGAAAAGTTATCAACATTGGCTACTATAAAGCTGGAAAGCGTATACTAGTACTGGCCATGCCTGCAGACAA ggtaCCACTTCTCTATCTGCAAAAGATAGTGTCTGATATATCAAGAACTTTGTTTACGATTTTTGGTTCCATGGACAG AGCTTTTTCTGAGAGCACTAATAAAGGCAGACTAGACCACTTCTTCTCCTTATTGTTTTCCAACACTCTTGGCAAGAGTTGCTCTAGAGAACATACTGGAGCAGTAGACAGTTTTCCAGACTGTTTGCCTGGCGTTAGATGGCTCAATCTTCCAATTGCTGCAATG GTAAATATTAACTGTTGCCTGAGTGAACTTGAGGCTGCTGACTATGGCGAGCTTGCAGACGAGCTATTTGAAATTAGAAGAGTTTATACAATTTTAGGATCATGTGTATTTTATAAG GGCATCTTATTAGCAAATCATTTATTTTCTGAAGATTTTGAAGATATTACACTATACTGTAAATACTATTGTCTCCTGGATGTTGGCAAGCAACAAAGAGTTGGGCAGCTTGTCGTTTGGAGAGAG gTTCATTTGACTAGAAGACATAAGAAAGAAAGTCGGAAATCTCAAGATTACAAAGAACCAGATGCAAGGCATTTCCTTCTTATTGTTGGTCTG aaacaCATTCTGATGTGTGTGTTACTTGAAGCGGGAGGGGCAGCCAAATG GGCACAAGGAACACCAGGTCCAGACCCCTATTATGTAGAGCAAGTAAAGAACACTATTATGCAAATTGAAACGCAAGATCTTGCTTCTATTTGTGAAGCTAG CTTGCGTAGTgctcccaccccacccctgaCGACAGCCGATATCATCTTAAGCGCGTCATCATCCTCTGCGCCATCGGACCGTAGCTCAACCTCAGGGAACATTTTATCCCCTTCAACCCCTCCCATGTGGCGAAAGCACAACAGCTTAGAGAGTCTACGGCTGCCAG GGGATGAGATCGACTCCTCAGATAGCGGCAGCCTACCCTCGGCATTTCGCAGGAGAGGTTCAGATAGCTCAGGGAGTGTTAGTAGCCTAACGGCCAGGGGCAAGTTGCGCTCCTATCGCTCCCTCTCTTCTCTGCAGTCATGTGGGTCGCTGAGAAAGAGTATGACCGAGGGGAACCTGGACCCAGCACATGCGCACATCACAAG GCTAACCGCGGGTCCGGATAACACACTGTTTCACTTTGTGACGTTCGACTCGTTGAGCGGAGTGGTTGTGTGCCCGACCTCTTCCGACACGGTGCCGAGACAGGGCACTGTACACGCTGATGTGTTACGAACATTCCACGAGACTTGTCTGAACATTCGACGGTTCTTCCTTCCCTTCTATAAACAG aagcGATCTTCAAGTAGAACTAAAGGTAAAGTAGCAGCATTCTCCAAGTGCGGCCCAGAAGGAGTCTTCGAGCACGGGGCGATGTTTCAATGTGTTCCTGAAAACACGACAGATCACAAAAAAGCTTCACCTACCCTCAAGTACTGGGTGATCGG GCGTCTCTTTCCTGGCAAGCATCCCAAGGAATTCTACGTGTGCTATCACAATATTGTGCCCCAGTGTGCGGTCGAGATAGCTTTTAAACTCGGGTTTGGGGTTACGCCCTAA
- the LOC5519229 gene encoding protein inturned isoform X1 produces the protein MEFGSAFVTRDRQTAMRTDLGRFTGRSTLSRWPPIKQRRCRRSSSAGSFSLKSYDEPPWADQVKDKGDLFYVEPYTEPSSSLLNEIEHLNLSGNSTPDRSTERQKSKAVLKKLSSVKKILRRDKNEETMDKKNLRNSLNLDGQDILDGGEGMTGKSIKMDIHLIVTPPKLHSGRRQDLETLLGIIPGRDKAGRMSQSDSFSGSRIFIKGFVPDGPALKSGELRIGDLILSLNKLDLNSSNMNTILAAITGPMEIILTIQRYTQPVNPVITSNVPMKDDSHLIKLISGELAVVQGQPDLLDLAHVVLYLSMGSSEDEDDDKDIVYQYPVSKSGAQLVAMRGIFLTLNDLLSSVTGTNVQSTSLTISGKVINIGYYKAGKRILVLAMPADKVPLLYLQKIVSDISRTLFTIFGSMDRAFSESTNKGRLDHFFSLLFSNTLGKSCSREHTGAVDSFPDCLPGVRWLNLPIAAMVNINCCLSELEAADYGELADELFEIRRVYTILGSCVFYKGILLANHLFSEDFEDITLYCKYYCLLDVGKQQRVGQLVVWREVHLTRRHKKESRKSQDYKEPDARHFLLIVGLKHILMCVLLEAGGAAKWAQGTPGPDPYYVEQVKNTIMQIETQDLASICEASLRSAPTPPLTTADIILSASSSSAPSDRSSTSGNILSPSTPPMWRKHNSLESLRLPGDEIDSSDSGSLPSAFRRRGSDSSGSVSSLTARGKLRSYRSLSSLQSCGSLRKSMTEGNLDPAHAHITRLTAGPDNTLFHFVTFDSLSGVVVCPTSSDTVPRQGTVHADVLRTFHETCLNIRRFFLPFYKQKRSSSRTKGKVAAFSKCGPEGVFEHGAMFQCVPENTTDHKKASPTLKYWVIGRLFPGKHPKEFYVCYHNIVPQCAVEIAFKLGFGVTP, from the exons atgGAGTTCGGTTCTGCTTTCGTAACCCGAGAT CGCCAAACGGCAATGCGGACGGATCTTGGACGGTTCACCGGACGGTCCACCTTGTCAAGATGGCCTCCAATCAAGCAGCGGCGCTGCAGAAGATCGAGCTCCGCCGGAAGTTTCTCGCTTAAAAG ttatgaCGAGCCACCATGGGCTGACCAAGTAAAGGACAAAGGGGACCTTTTCTATGTAGAACCCTACACTGAGCCCTCCTCCTCTCTACTGAATGAAATAGAACATCTGAACCTCAGCGGTAACTCGACCCCTGATCGCTCCACAGAGAGACAGAAGAGTAAAGCTGTCCTAAAAAAACTTAGCAGTGTAAAAAAGATCCTACGGAGGGATAAAAATGAAGAGACAATGGACAAAAAGAATCTTCGCAACAGTCTTAATCTGGATGGGCAGGACATATTGGATGGAGGGGAAGGGATGActggaaaaagtataaaaatgGACATCCACTTGATAGTCACACCGCCAAAGCTACATTCTGGGCGTCGTCAAGATCTTGAGACTCTACTAGGGATCATCCCTGGCCGGGACAAGGCAGGGAGGATGTCACAAAGTGATAGTTTTTCAGGATCACGGATCTTTATTAAAGGTTTTGTACCTGATGGTCCGGCTTTGAAAAGTGGGGAACTGAGAATTG GGGACCTTATTCTTTCTCTGAATAAGTTAGACCTGAATTCCAGCAATATGAACACAATATTGGCCGCCATTACTGGACCAATGGAG ATCATCTTAACAATCCAGCGATATACGCAGCCTGTCAACCCAGTCATCACGTCCAATGTGCCAATGAAAGATGACAGCCATCTGATCAAGCTGATCAGTGGTGAGCTAGCTGTTGTACAAGGCCAGCCAGACTTACTGGACCTTGCACATGTGGTGCTTTACCTCAGTATGGGCAGTAGCGAAGATGAGGACGATGATAAG GATATTGTATACCAGTACCCTGTGTCTAAATCTGGAGCTCAGCTAGTTGCTATGAGGGGGATCTTCCTTACTCTTAATGATCTTCTAAGCTCTGTCACTGGAACCAATGTACAAAG taCTTCATTGACTATAAGTGGAAAAGTTATCAACATTGGCTACTATAAAGCTGGAAAGCGTATACTAGTACTGGCCATGCCTGCAGACAA ggtaCCACTTCTCTATCTGCAAAAGATAGTGTCTGATATATCAAGAACTTTGTTTACGATTTTTGGTTCCATGGACAG AGCTTTTTCTGAGAGCACTAATAAAGGCAGACTAGACCACTTCTTCTCCTTATTGTTTTCCAACACTCTTGGCAAGAGTTGCTCTAGAGAACATACTGGAGCAGTAGACAGTTTTCCAGACTGTTTGCCTGGCGTTAGATGGCTCAATCTTCCAATTGCTGCAATG GTAAATATTAACTGTTGCCTGAGTGAACTTGAGGCTGCTGACTATGGCGAGCTTGCAGACGAGCTATTTGAAATTAGAAGAGTTTATACAATTTTAGGATCATGTGTATTTTATAAG GGCATCTTATTAGCAAATCATTTATTTTCTGAAGATTTTGAAGATATTACACTATACTGTAAATACTATTGTCTCCTGGATGTTGGCAAGCAACAAAGAGTTGGGCAGCTTGTCGTTTGGAGAGAG gTTCATTTGACTAGAAGACATAAGAAAGAAAGTCGGAAATCTCAAGATTACAAAGAACCAGATGCAAGGCATTTCCTTCTTATTGTTGGTCTG aaacaCATTCTGATGTGTGTGTTACTTGAAGCGGGAGGGGCAGCCAAATG GGCACAAGGAACACCAGGTCCAGACCCCTATTATGTAGAGCAAGTAAAGAACACTATTATGCAAATTGAAACGCAAGATCTTGCTTCTATTTGTGAAGCTAG CTTGCGTAGTgctcccaccccacccctgaCGACAGCCGATATCATCTTAAGCGCGTCATCATCCTCTGCGCCATCGGACCGTAGCTCAACCTCAGGGAACATTTTATCCCCTTCAACCCCTCCCATGTGGCGAAAGCACAACAGCTTAGAGAGTCTACGGCTGCCAG GGGATGAGATCGACTCCTCAGATAGCGGCAGCCTACCCTCGGCATTTCGCAGGAGAGGTTCAGATAGCTCAGGGAGTGTTAGTAGCCTAACGGCCAGGGGCAAGTTGCGCTCCTATCGCTCCCTCTCTTCTCTGCAGTCATGTGGGTCGCTGAGAAAGAGTATGACCGAGGGGAACCTGGACCCAGCACATGCGCACATCACAAG GCTAACCGCGGGTCCGGATAACACACTGTTTCACTTTGTGACGTTCGACTCGTTGAGCGGAGTGGTTGTGTGCCCGACCTCTTCCGACACGGTGCCGAGACAGGGCACTGTACACGCTGATGTGTTACGAACATTCCACGAGACTTGTCTGAACATTCGACGGTTCTTCCTTCCCTTCTATAAACAG aagcGATCTTCAAGTAGAACTAAAGGTAAAGTAGCAGCATTCTCCAAGTGCGGCCCAGAAGGAGTCTTCGAGCACGGGGCGATGTTTCAATGTGTTCCTGAAAACACGACAGATCACAAAAAAGCTTCACCTACCCTCAAGTACTGGGTGATCGG GCGTCTCTTTCCTGGCAAGCATCCCAAGGAATTCTACGTGTGCTATCACAATATTGTGCCCCAGTGTGCGGTCGAGATAGCTTTTAAACTCGGGTTTGGGGTTACGCCCTAA